A window of the Bdellovibrio sp. ZAP7 genome harbors these coding sequences:
- a CDS encoding pyroglutamyl-peptidase I, whose product MKRVLVTGFEPFGNQEINPSELLAVELAATLPAVTSLILPVDFKEAFQELLKFIEHQPQPFDFIVMLGQASGRAQICLERMAHNWMENRNADKKNPAIPAQKIFPGHVDAVTTPLPVEQIRDELNLNFANFPVAVTLSAGVYVCNNLYYKVLNHQELKNIPALFVHVPLLPEQQKDSSHPVMEFKLQVQILTALLETLKI is encoded by the coding sequence ATGAAACGCGTCCTGGTCACGGGCTTTGAGCCCTTCGGCAATCAAGAAATCAACCCCTCGGAACTGCTAGCAGTCGAGCTGGCAGCCACATTGCCAGCCGTGACTTCACTGATTCTTCCCGTGGATTTCAAGGAAGCCTTTCAAGAACTTTTGAAGTTTATCGAACACCAGCCGCAGCCCTTTGATTTTATCGTGATGTTGGGACAAGCAAGTGGTCGTGCGCAAATCTGTTTAGAGCGCATGGCCCACAACTGGATGGAAAACAGAAACGCCGACAAGAAAAACCCTGCGATCCCCGCGCAAAAAATCTTCCCCGGACATGTTGATGCGGTGACGACGCCTTTGCCGGTGGAGCAAATTCGTGACGAACTAAATCTCAATTTTGCGAACTTCCCCGTCGCGGTTACCCTGTCTGCAGGCGTGTATGTCTGTAACAATCTTTACTATAAAGTTTTAAATCACCAAGAACTTAAGAACATCCCCGCTCTGTTTGTTCACGTCCCTCTGTTACCTGAACAACAAAAAGACTCCTCCCACCCGGTGATGGAATTCAAGCTGCAGGTTCAAATCCTGACCGCCCTTCTTGAAACACTAAAAATCTAA